Within the Stenotrophomonas maltophilia genome, the region GGGATGCCGGCCTTCACCAGTTCACTCACGGCCGCCTGCGATTCGCACAGCGGCGGCGGCAGGATCACCCCGTCGACGCGGCTGGCCAGGGCACGCGCTGCCGTGCGCTCGGACTCATCGTCAAGGTTGTCCCAGTAGTCGATGACCAGTTGGATGGCAGAGCTGGACGCGACGCGCAGCAGCCCGACCAGCAGTTCGCGCAGGTAGGCACCGCTGGGATTGGTATAGATCAACGCAATGCGCGTGTGCTGCGCAGCGGCCAGCGAACTGGCCGCCAGATTGGGCGTATAGCCCAGCTCACGCACGGCACGCATCACCCGCTCGCGGGTGACGTCCCGCACCTTGCCCTGGTTGATCACCCGCGACACGGTCATCGGCGAAACGCCGGCAAGGGCCGCAACCTCGTCGATCGTCACGCCCGCGGTTCTGCGGCGAACCGATTTCTTCGGCTTGTCCAATGCACGATCCCTTTGTTCTTGGTGGCGTTGCCGCGCAGGTGCGAGGGCAGATGATGAACCGTTCCGGCGCCGGTCGTAGTCTACAAAGTCGAATGTTAACGCCGTTGTTCCGTGCTGTCGGCGGACGGCTGTGCGCCGCCCTTGCCTTGCTGGCATGCGCCGGTGGCGCACATGCGGAGGATGGCTACGCATTGTGGATGCGCTACGTGCCGGCGGCCGTGGAGGTCGCTGCCGGCTATCGGCTGCAGCTGGGCGAGGTGGTCGCCCCTGACCAGACGCCTACCCAGCGCGCCGCGCGTGATGAACTGGCGCGCGGCCTTCCCGGGGTACTGGGAACGGCACCGCCCATCCGCACGGACCTCGCCGGTGATCACGCCCTGGTGCTGGGCACGCCGCAGTCCTCGATGCTGGTCGCGCCGTTCCGCGAAGACATTGCCACCTTGGGCGAGGATGGCTACCTGATCAGGAAGGTCCGCAGCGGAGGACGCGATCTTCTGCTGGTGGCGGCACGGCAGGACATCGGTGTGCTGTACGGCGTGTTCCACCTGCTGCGGCTGCTGCAGCGTGGCGCATCGCTGGAGTCGCTGGACGTGCGGGAATCGCCCCGGGTTGCGCTGCGGGTGCTCGATCACTGGGACAACCTGGATCGCTACGTCGAACGCGGCTACGCGGGCAGCTCCCTGTGGGACTGGCAGACCCTGCCGCAGTGGCGTGACCCGCGCTATACCGACTACGCCCGCGCCAACGCGTCGCTGGGCATCAATGGCACCGTACTGAACAACGTCAATGCCAGCGCCCTGAGCCTGTCGCCGGCCTATCTCGCCAAGGCCGCCGCGCTGGCGGACCTGTTCCGCCCCTACGGCATCCGTGTGTACCTGAGCGCACGCTTCAGCGCGCCCATCGAGCTCGGCGGCCTGGCCACGGCCGATCCGCTGGATACGGAGGTGCAGCGATGGTGGCGGAGAAAGGTCGAAGAGATCTACGCCCTCATCCCGGATTTCGGCGGCTTCCTGGTCAAGGCGAACTCGGAGGGCCAACCGGGCCCGCAGGATTACGGCCGCTCCCATGCCGCCGGTGCCAACCTGCTGGGCGATGCCCTGGCGCCGCACAACGGCGTGGTGATGTGGCGTGCCTTCGTCTACTCGCACGAGGTACCCGAAGATCGCGCCAAGCAGGCCTACGGTGAGTTCATCGGCCTGGACGGTGCCTTCCGCCGCAACGTGATCGTGCAGGTGAAGAACGGGCCGATCGATTTCCAGCCCCGCGAGCCGTTCCATCCGCTGTTCGGCGCGATGCCACGCACGCCGTTGATGATGGAGTTCCAGATCACCAAGGAGTATCTGGGATTTGCGACGCACCTGGTGTACCTGGGCACGCTTTACGAGGAAGTGCTGCGGGCCGACACCCGGGTACGCGGGCCGGGCTCCACGGTCGCGCGTGTGGTCGACGGTTCGCTGCACGGCCATGCGCTGACCGGCATCGCCGGCGTCGCCAACATCGGCGTGGACCGGACCTGGAGCGGCTCGCACTTCGATCAGGCCAACTGGTATGCCTTCGGGCGGCTGGCCTGGAATCCGCAGCAGTCTGCCCGCGCCATCGCTGAAGACTGGGCCGCGCTGACGTTCTCGCCGGACCCGCAGGTGACCGGCCCGATCGTGCGGATGATGATGGCCTCGCGCGAAGCGGCGGTGGACTACATGACCCCGCTGGGCCTGCATCACCTCATGGCCCGTGGGCATCACTACGGCCCCGGTCCCTGGGTGGATGGGGGGCCGCGCGCCGACTGGACGTCCGTGTACTACCACCGCGCGGACCGGCACGGCGTGGGCTTCGACCGCACCTCGGCCGGGAGCAACGCGGTATCCCAGTACGCCCCGGCGGTCGCCGCGGAGTACGGCGACCTGGCGCGGGTGCCGGAGTCGCTGCTGCTGTGGTTCCATCATGTGCCGTGGGATCACCGCATGCGTTCGGGGCGGTTGCTGTGGGACGAACTGGTAGGACGCTACTCGCGTGGCGTGCGCCAGATGCAGTCCCTGCAGGCTACCTGGGCAACCCTGCAGGGCCGTATCGATCCACAACGCTATCAGCACGTGGCCGCGTTCCTGCAGATCCAGCAGGAGGAGGCGCAATGGTGGCGCGATGCCAGCGTGGCGTACTTCCAGTCGCTCAGCGGCCGGCCGTTGCCGCCCGGCGAACCGCCACCGCCGCACCCGCTGTCGTATTACCAGGCATTGCAGTTTCCTTTCGCACCGGGGGATGGACGATGAGCATGATCGGACGGGCCGGGCGGGCGGCCTTGCTGCTGGCTCTGGCTGCAATGGCCGGGTCCGTCGCGGCACGGGAGCCGGCGGCGTTGCTGCATCCGCTGTTCCAGGATCATGCCGTCCTGCAGCGTGATCAGCCGATCGCGGTCTGGGGCCAGGCGCCTGCGGGGGAGGAGGTTTCCGTGACCTTCGCCGGACAGGCGGTGACCACGCTGGCGGATGCCACGGGCCGATGGCACGCCACGCTGCAGCCGACTCCGGCAGGCGGGCCCCACATGCTGCAGGCAATGTCCGGCAAGGACATCCAGATCGCCCGCGACATCCTGGTCGGCGATGTCTGGCTGTGCTCCGGACAGTCGAACATGGAGCTGCCCGTGTGGCGCGCGCTCAATGCAGGCAGCGAGATCGCCTCCACCACGCTGCCGACGATCCGCCTGTTCACCGTGCCGCAGGCCGCGGCGGTGCAGGCGCAGACGACATTCCAGAGCGCGGTTGCCTGGACGCCGGCATCGCCCGCCACGGTGCGCGACTTCTCCGCGACCTGCCTCTA harbors:
- a CDS encoding alpha-glucuronidase family glycosyl hydrolase, encoding MLTPLFRAVGGRLCAALALLACAGGAHAEDGYALWMRYVPAAVEVAAGYRLQLGEVVAPDQTPTQRAARDELARGLPGVLGTAPPIRTDLAGDHALVLGTPQSSMLVAPFREDIATLGEDGYLIRKVRSGGRDLLLVAARQDIGVLYGVFHLLRLLQRGASLESLDVRESPRVALRVLDHWDNLDRYVERGYAGSSLWDWQTLPQWRDPRYTDYARANASLGINGTVLNNVNASALSLSPAYLAKAAALADLFRPYGIRVYLSARFSAPIELGGLATADPLDTEVQRWWRRKVEEIYALIPDFGGFLVKANSEGQPGPQDYGRSHAAGANLLGDALAPHNGVVMWRAFVYSHEVPEDRAKQAYGEFIGLDGAFRRNVIVQVKNGPIDFQPREPFHPLFGAMPRTPLMMEFQITKEYLGFATHLVYLGTLYEEVLRADTRVRGPGSTVARVVDGSLHGHALTGIAGVANIGVDRTWSGSHFDQANWYAFGRLAWNPQQSARAIAEDWAALTFSPDPQVTGPIVRMMMASREAAVDYMTPLGLHHLMARGHHYGPGPWVDGGPRADWTSVYYHRADRHGVGFDRTSAGSNAVSQYAPAVAAEYGDLARVPESLLLWFHHVPWDHRMRSGRLLWDELVGRYSRGVRQMQSLQATWATLQGRIDPQRYQHVAAFLQIQQEEAQWWRDASVAYFQSLSGRPLPPGEPPPPHPLSYYQALQFPFAPGDGR